A section of the Kluyveromyces lactis strain NRRL Y-1140 chromosome F complete sequence genome encodes:
- the ESBP6 gene encoding Esbp6p (similar to uniprot|P53918 Saccharomyces cerevisiae YNL125C ESBP6 Protein with similarity to monocarboxylate permeases appears not to be involved in transport of monocarboxylates such as lactate pyruvate or acetate across the plasma membrane), with amino-acid sequence MRPTESNTSEIDSISSASDVSHILSDPHGFVPKSKKSQLADSDQRITRRLSEPSSIKTADTGRSTIITGISRTVTRTLSTIKKAVDDDNLQADNNTDDLNKLLERNFDIDDALRLTETAKRTDSRYTTNTNTNTNANAVNAKGSDKWFDQTSDSEGEYRSEVPVELAGDDEGQTLNKVFTNKETNTLDLPPEGGYGWVCCLCVTLVMFSTWGCNSAFGVFLAFYLNNSSFPGASKYDYALIAGMTVFFGQGLPPFVLLFMRIFGLKIPMYFGIVIMCLGFVLASYAVSLWQLYLTQGFLSGVGISFIFAPATTVLPGWFLKKRSFAMGLSLIGTGAGGVAYSLAVNKMIENTGNQRFALRILAITCSITCVVATLLLRQRVPMKATGIRNWKAIKQHCNDMFSMHIFKKWTVQLIAMWFMFALFGYTLMIFTLSSYAVANGLTAHQGSSLTAILNGAQSVGRPLIGYTGDKIGRTNITVMLTLLLTIFMFGFWIPADSYSSLIGFSICVGLCIGVANVMNTVLVADIVGPVDFLPAWGYVNLVGSPFMLVAEVIAQALTEPNSNDPYLHTQIFAGCCFVAALLLILGLREVTAKIKIKERQTINLQRLKDYDDSNLSEKDNNILREREIKYDYLLGSGIKSYFARMFYPMHV; translated from the coding sequence ATGAGACCAACAGAATCTAATACGTCGGAGATtgattccatttcttctgcTAGTGACGTTTCTCATATTTTGTCTGACCCGCATGGATTTGTACCGAAATCCAAAAAGAGTCAACTGGCAGATTCAGACCAACGTATCACTAGAAGGCTTTCTGAGCCTTCTAGTATCAAGACAGCGGACACAGGACGGTCTACTATCATTACTGgtatttcaagaactgTTACGAGGACTTTGAGCACGATCAAGAAGGCggttgatgatgataatttACAAGCCGACAATAACACCGACGATTTAAACAAattgttggaaagaaattttgatattgatgatgCATTACGGTTGACAGAAACAGCTAAGAGAACTGACAGTCGTTACACCACCAACACTAATACTAATACTAATGCCAATGCTGTTAATGCTAAGGGTTCAGATAAATGGTTTGATCAAACCTCTGATAGTGAAGGTGAATATCGATCGGAAGTTCCGGTTGAACTAGCCGGTGATGATGAAGGCCAGACACTTAATAAAGTCTTTACCAACAAGGAGACCAACACTTTGGATCTTCCACCAGAGGGAGGATACGGTTGGGTGTGTTGTCTTTGTGTCACACTTGTTATGTTTTCCACTTGGGGTTGTAATTCGGCGTTTGGTGTGTTTCTAGCATTTTACTTGAACAATTCAAGCTTTCCAGGTGCTAGTAAATATGACTATGCATTAATTGCAGGTATGACTGTATTCTTTGGGCAAGGGTTACCTCCGTTTGTTCTCTTATTTATGAGAATCTTTGGTTTAAAAATTCCAATGTATTTCGGTATTGTGATTATGTGCTTGGGTTTCGTTTTAGCCAGTTATGCTGTGTCATTATGGCAACTATATTTGACTCAAGGTTTCCTTAGTGGCGTCGGCATTTCGTTTATTTTCGCTCCTGCCACTACCGTTTTGCCTGGGTGGTTTCTTAAAAAAAGATCATTTGCAATGGGTTTATCATTGATTGGAACAGGAGCAGGTGGTGTTGCATACTCTCTAGCGGTTAATAAAATGATAGAAAATACCGGTAATCAGAGATTTGCATTAAGAATCCTTGCTATCACTTGCAGCATAACTTGTGTAGTAGCAACCCTTTTGCTACGTCAGAGAGTTCCAATGAAGGCTACTGGGATCAGAAATTGGAAAGCAATCAAGCAACACTGTAATGATATGTTCTCGATGCacatattcaaaaaatggACAGTTCAATTAATTGCAATGTGGTTCATGTTTGCATTATTTGGATATACTTTAATGATATTTACTTTATCCTCATACGCTGTTGCTAACGGCTTGACTGCTCATCAAGGTTCCTCGCTAACGGCAATCTTGAACGGTGCCCAAAGTGTAGGTAGACCCTTAATTGGATACACAGGGGATAAAATCGGTAGAACGAATATTACTGTTATGCTAACGTTACTTTTAACAATTTTCATGTTCGGTTTTTGGATCCCTGCTGACAGTTATTCATCTTTAATCGGGTTTTCAATATGTGTCGGTCTATGTATTGGTGTAGCTAATGTTATGAACACCGTGCTAGTTGCTGACATCGTTGGACCGGTAGATTTTTTGCCCGCTTGGGGTTATGTTAACTTGGTGGGCTCTCCATTCATGCTTGTTGCTGAAGTTATTGCACAAGCGTTGACTGAACCCAACTCCAACGACCCATATCTCCACACTCAAATATTTGCGGGATGTTGTTTCGTTGCGGCATTACTCCTTATATTGGGATTGCGGGAGGTGACAGCAAAGataaagataaaagaaagacaaacGATAAATTTGCAACGGTTAAAGGATTATGATGATTCAAACTTATCAGAAAAAGACAATAACATCTtgagagaaagagagaTCAAGTATGATTACTTACTTGGATCAGGCATCAAAAGCTACTTTGCAAGAATGTTTTATCCAATGCATGTATAA
- the SPC98 gene encoding Spc98p (similar to uniprot|P53540 YNL126W Saccharomyces cerevisiae SPC98 Component of the microtubule-nucleating Tub4p (gamma-tubulin) complex) yields the protein MDQKFGTCVLHMLPASAGSAYSQQLIQDLYYSIKTSSKENVTKVLEYYKKIMVQRNQDMKSWSHLEMFAGIMCHLSSPEEKHKYLLQCLSLLDKNDELYDMREPMSKEVIENIQRKTTESVYADSFENFEKVSDRRSIGSYGGNAWQHSSSDATLQSLSDPYFSTMVSRADIVKSIPYLVLGTPSTLFELKDKKFTIPSNIPNGESQQLHDIVEAGLLYLHLQIRVEYLKKHVTTSTLKVAFLTLIQSKLRDYSNFVNNFSSHLHPLDPLCFTYQHLYPEVLKLRTYMEYIENFEKSSAEGLLSVCQLQKSNGDPVLEKFASDALERLLQPYMKNICDWLIDGKLDSNVSSDFFVQNDEKEPLGLVFLPQKIPKFIPSLVAKKIYIIGKSLRYLEHCCSEVEWIGKFANKYSLQYRLLGPSMDHKFFELVNQQYGEINHYINTTLRSKFYYFETLNLLKDILLMGKSDVIDSIIQNSENLFNQPSQLLESHHLTKCLQIAIQQSSLRNRLNKSDNNLLVNRLDARILELAHGSSGWDVFTLDYLVDQPLSTVMDINQHGSRRDYLRIFNFLWRIKKNEYNYEQEWQKNSSILKLFRKLNIRVPFIRDLLNKVSMINVLKNQIQSFTKKVETYCFESIIEHEFRKLLSNLNHKDTDPTSSVKVKVLRNGVKVSSGVLKPDLHFIENFKELTTDDVSGYSSFDLEDLKRAHSVFLSNILNHPILYSGSGASLGTYTHQLYPTTLVLLMDMSYEFVLNYSELNNVIHEICIQMNLDPNQNLHDPIMRFNVISKKLVDQWKDFDNECNAYIKDLKWDENTEINKLSKILH from the coding sequence ATGGACCAAAAATTTGGCACATGTGTACTACACATGCTTCCTGCATCTGCTGGCAGTGCGTATTCTCAGCAATTAATTCAGGACCTTTACTACTCTAtcaaaacatcatcaaaggaaaatgtCACAAAAGTATTGGAATAttataaaaaaataatggtgCAACGCAATCAGGACATGAAAAGTTGGTCTCATTTAGAAATGTTTGCCGGCATCATGTGCCATCTCTCAAGTCCGGAAGAAAAACATAAATATTTACTGCAATGTTTGTCACTTTTAGACAAAAACGATGAGTTGTATGATATGAGAGAACCAATGTCGAAAGAAGTGATAGAAAATAtacaaaggaaaacaacGGAAAGCGTCTATGCGGATTCTTTTGAGAATTTTGAGAAGGTATCGGACAGAAGGTCAATTGGGTCCTATGGGGGAAATGCTTGGCAACATAGTTCATCTGATGCTACATTACAAAGCTTATCAGATCCATATTTCAGCACAATGGTATCGAGGGCCGATATCGTTAAAAGTATACCCTATCTTGTGTTGGGAACACCCTCTACTTTATTCGAACTAAAAGACAAGAAGTTCACAATACCCAGCAATATTCCGAACGGAGAAAGCCAACAGTTGCATGATATCGTTGAAGCAGGCTTACTTTACTTGCACCTTCAAATTAGAGTGGAATATCTTAAAAAACATGTTACCACCAGTACACTAAAAGTAGCATTTTTGACATTGATTCAAAGTAAACTTCGAGATTATAGTAATTTCGTCAACAATTTCTCATCCCACTTACATCCACTCGATCCATTATGTTTTACATATCAACACCTCTATCCTGAAGTACTAAAACTAAGGACATATATGgaatatattgaaaactttgaaaaaagcAGTGCAGAGGGATTACTATCTGTATGCCAGTTACAAAAAAGTAATGGTGATCCAGTACTCGAGAAATTTGCATCTGATGCGTTAGAGCGTCTTTTACAACCCTACATGAAGAACATATGCGATTGGTTGATTGATGGAAAACTGGATTCAAATGTTAGTAGTGacttttttgttcaaaatgaCGAGAAAGAACCATTGGGATTGGTATTCTTGCCACagaaaattccaaaatttaTACCGTCTTTAGTGgccaaaaaaatatacattATTGGAAAGTCCCTCCGATATCTCGAACATTGCTGCAGCGAAGTTGAATGGATTGGAAAATTTGCAAATAAGTATTCATTGCAATATAGGCTATTAGGCCCTTCAATGGATCACAAATTTTTCGAATTGGTTAACCAGCAATATGGTGAAATTAACCACTATATCAACACCACATTACGATCGAAATTTTATTATTTCGAGACTCTCAACCTTTTAAAAGATATCCTTCTAATGGGTAAAAGCGATGTGATTGATTCTATTATTCAAAACTCGGAAAATCTCTTCAACCAACCTTCTCAACTTTTAGAAAGCCATCATTTAACGAAGTGTCTACAAATCGCAATTCAACAATCATCTCTGAGAAATagattgaacaaatcaGATAACAATCTCTTGGTGAATAGGCTTGATGCTAGAATTTTGGAATTAGCACATGGATCTTCGGGTTGGGATGTTTTCACATTAGACTATCTCGTGGATCAGCCTCTTTCAACAGTAATGGATATCAACCAACACGGAAGCCGCAGAGATTATCTGAgaattttcaacttcttaTGGAGAATTAAAAAGAATGAGTACAATTATGAACAAGAATGGCAAAAAAATTCATCCATTCTTAAACTTTTTAGAAAGCTGAACATCAGGGTTCCATTTATTAGGGATTTACTGAATAAAGTTTCAATGATCAATGTTTTAAAGAATCAGATTCAATCTTTCACTaaaaaagttgaaacaTATTGTTTCGAGAGTATTATTGAACATGAATTTAGGAAGCTTCTTTCGAATCTAAATCATAAAGATACCGATCCAACCTCCTCGGTTAAAGTTAAAGTGCTTAGAAATGGGGTAAAAGTCTCAAGCGGTGTTTTAAAACCTGATCTTCATTTTATcgaaaacttcaaagaacttACGACAGATGATGTTAGCGGCTATTCTTCATTTGATCTTGAGGATCTAAAAAGAGCTCATTCTGTATTcttatcaaatattttgaatcatccAATTTTATATTCAGGTTCAGGTGCTTCGCTTGGAACATACACTCATCAGCTGTATCCAACTACTTTGGTTTTATTGATGGATATGAGTTATGAGTTTGTGCTAAATTACTCTGAGCTAAATAACGTCATTCATGAGATTTGCATTCAGATGAACTTAGATCCTAACCAAAATTTGCATGACCCGATAATGAGATTCAAtgtaatttcaaagaagttggTTGATCAATGGAAGgattttgataatgaatGCAATGCTTATATCAAGGATTTGAAGTGGGATGAAAATACTGAAATAAATAAACTAAGTAAGATACTTCACTAA
- the FAR11 gene encoding Far11p (similar to uniprot|P53917 Saccharomyces cerevisiae YNL127W FAR11 Protein involved in G1 cell cycle arrest in response to pheromone in a pathway different from the Far1p-dependent pathway interacts with Far3p Far7p Far8p Far9p and Far10p) produces the protein MPETQRSRSPLLKSLSSKDLRSKTQARPPFAKQLSNEHQTFPSDTSLFHDLDSLLSKKLHLGDSNELQHENNGTDRQSNEANNSSEIIDTQDDANGEEDDEDSEFANVDEIDGPISPSSSSGSLKDYFQGYDSYTNGQASPKQLRKVSPELNDKDKIITYEDVKVEEDNNLPVDDALKKLLQEKADEIERGDLSHSFTKPTLDWQASDFNSLFHELSEWFIQKDYGSLKTAKLSFEKNYDSSKFIEERKYAIQVITELGKKLEVNSVDINTLLCLAYISFGTFQETNSYFHHLDILRRNNTLLMMISKVLLPCFKKHADCCRVKNTNLQQYNTLLFYSGSITYFMINIAIEQRSMHTKAVEDFIDVVHSSGLMLFLTKYIDHWRWKSRLSMRIRNIIILFHKVLLLQFGEESHYDAVKRFVLQHHKIEKKDSSASNLSISPLEYVAFREDITSRFPSSQLPEPTYPSMLDNPNSLSQFLEIPRPRSRSSSNMSLGEPQVHMATPAPSQPASPTSSPNGLKTRKSFQANLSYPAFFPSSGDYDTGVVDELSNKLSIAVPETVLPYNMQEAIEILSKSVHIKLSTKQLWHERELFMVQERGWTNTEVHEKDPFTYRGIQNEEPETMNRIEDYYANALPHFSSLVYVLLETIETCMSNKVYLEEDFSEEEINELQPQLELIRSKEIAMESSSAILFLLLKWFKVSHFLKFEYLCSLIYDSKFITTSVGILQSFTDQYQNRIYSKHLQPTHSFWSECSLYNVQYKETLEISTANEKANRLNLRMLNSEVYLLRVLSKITGKKTQRLKDLPLNVSNIFKALYSIFNLDIYHPILKIIHELAPFKNKRWRADHMELISGVFLHEKLHLTDNWITGKDITGEINDSYGQEIALRAMLQFYNFYHYKRTMEHCGYDDKFSNSFFSREAELLSAPY, from the coding sequence ATGCCAGAGACACAGCGGTCAAGATCTCCGCTATTGAAGTCTTTGTCTTCTAAAGATTTGAGGAGCAAGACTCAGGCTAGACCGCCATTTGCAAAACAGCTCTCCAATGAACACCAGACTTTCCCTTCGGATACGTCTTTATTCCATGATCTGGATAGTTTACTTAGCAAGAAATTACATTTGGGTGATTCAAATGAATTGCAGCATGAAAACAACGGCACAGATAGACAATCTAATGAAGCGAACAATAGCAGTGAGATTATTGATACTCAGGATGATGCTAATGgggaagaagatgatgaggatTCAGAGTTTGCAAATGTCGATGAGATCGATGGACCAATCTCCCCCAGTTCTAGTTCTGGTAGCCTGAAAGATTATTTCCAAGGTTATGATTCATATACTAACGGACAAGCATCACCGAAGCAACTAAGGAAGGTTTCACCCGAATTGAATGACAAAGATAAAATAATTACATATGAGGATGtcaaagttgaagaagataataATTTACCAGTAGACGATGCATTAAAGAAGTTGTTACAAGAAAAAGCAGACGAGATTGAAAGAGGTGATCTTTCACATTCATTTACCAAGCCTACGTTAGATTGGCAGGCTTCCGATTTTAATTCATTATTTCACGAACTATCAGAATGGTTCATACAAAAGGACTATGGGAGCTTAAAGACTGCAAAGTTgagctttgaaaaaaacTATGATAGTTCGAAATTTATCGAAGAGCGTAAATACGCTATTCAAGTTATTACAGAGCTTGGTAAAAAGCTAGAGGTAAATTCAGTGGATATCAATACCTTGCTTTGTCTGGCGTATATTTCTTTCGGAACTTTTCAGGAAACGAACAGTTATTTCCATCATTTAGACATTCTACGGAGGAATAATACTCtattgatgatgatttcaaagGTACTCTTACCTTGCTTTAAGAAACATGCAGATTGTTGTAGGGTGAAGAACACTAATTTGCAACAATATAATACTCTTTTGTTCTACTCGGGTTCAATCACTTATTTTATGATCAATATAGCTATTGAGCAAAGAAGCATGCACACCAAAGCTGTAGAAGATTTTATTGATGTCGTACATTCATCTGGCTTGATGCTTTTCCTTACAAAATATATAGACCATTGGCGTTGGAAAAGTCGACTCTCAATGAGaataagaaatatcattattttaTTCCATAAAGTGCTTCTATTACAGTTTGGTGAAGAGAGCCATTATGACGCAGTGAAGagatttgttcttcaacatcacaaaattgaaaagaaagactcCTCTGCTTcgaatctttcaatatctcCATTGGAATATGTTGCTTTTAGGGAAGATATCACCTCAAGATTTCCATCTTCTCAGCTTCCAGAACCGACATATCCTAGCATGCTTGACAACCCCAATTCTCTTTCACAATTTTTAGAGATTCCGAGACCCCGTTCGAGGAGCAGTTCTAACATGTCGTTGGGAGAGCCACAAGTGCATATGGCAACGCCTGCACCATCACAGCCGGCATCACCCACAAGCTCGCCCAACGGATTGAAAACGAGGAAGTCATTTCAAGCCAATTTATCATATCCAGCATTTTTTCCATCCTCTGGTGACTATGATACTGGTGTGGTAGACGAACTTAGTAATAAGCTGAGTATTGCGGTGCCTGAGACAGTGTTACCGTATAACATGCAAGAAGCAATCGAAATTTTGTCAAAATCTGTGCATATAAAACTATCTACTAAACAACTATGGCATGAAAGAGAATTATTTATGGTGCAAGAACGAGGATGGACAAACACTGAGGTACATGAGAAGGACCCATTCACGTATAGAGGTATACAGAATGAGGAACCTGAAACCATGAATCGCATCGAAGATTATTATGCTAATGCTTTACCCCATTTTTCATCTCTAGTATATGTTCTATTAGAAACTATTGAAACTTGTATGTCAAACAAAGTATACCTTGAAGAGGAtttttctgaagaagaaattaatgaGCTTCAACCACAATTGGAACTTATAAGATCAAAGGAAATTGCAATGGAATCGAGTTCTGCCATACTTTTCCTCCTTTTAAAATGGTTTAAGGTTAGCCACTTTCTTAAATTTGAGTATCTTTGCTCGTTGATTTACGATTCAAAGTTCATTACGACAAGCGTAGGCATCCTTCAATCTTTTACTgatcaatatcaaaacagAATTTACTCTAAACATTTACAACCTACCCATTCTTTTTGGAGTGAATGTTCTTTATACAATGTTCAATATAAAGAAACTCTTGAGATATCAACCGCAAATGAGAAAGCAAACAGATTAAATCTCCGAATGCTCAATTCCGAGGTGTATCTATTACGAGTGTTATCCAAAATAACTGGGAAAAAGACACAAAGGCTAAAAGACCTACCACTTAATGTTAGTAACATATTCAAGGCATTGTATTCTATCTTTAATCTGGACATATACCACCCCATATTAAAGATAATTCACGAATTGGCACCATTCAAGAATAAAAGATGGAGGGCAGATCATATGGAATTGATTTCTGGAGTGTTCTTACATGAGAAACTTCATTTAACAGATAACTGGATAACAGGGAAGGATATCACGGGCGAGATCAACGATTCCTATGGCCAAGAAATTGCTTTACGGGCCATGCTGCAATTCTACAATTTCTATCACTATAAAAGAACTATGGAACATTGCGGGTACGATGACAAATTCTCtaactctttcttttcaaggGAGGCTGAACTACTCTCTGCTCCTTATTAA
- the LSM12 gene encoding Lsm12p (similar to uniprot|P38828 Saccharomyces cerevisiae YHR121W LSM12 Protein containing an Lsm domain and an AD domain may bind RNA and have a role in RNA processing) → MSISLENILGLKVKITDVLDHVTQGKVYSFNSNNDTITLIVGKKNKAYTFEIIQTSFIKHLELVGEKANPSSFKKDHVKPSYVDLDRVKNALAKTIDTAAKKEMSIGKNVSYEGQFIFDLIHKTISDIVWKGKSIVVLDELEINPPYQLGSIKPLQGRTDVKSKELIDKIVESAWNKLENERKGG, encoded by the coding sequence ATGAGCATTTCTCTGGAGAATATTCTTGGCCTCAAAGTTAAAATTACTGATGTTTTAGACCATGTAACGCAAGGAAAAGTGTATTCATTCAACTCAAATAATGACACCATCACTTTGATTGTGGGCAAGAAAAATAAAGCATACACATTTGAGATCATTCAGACCTCATTTATCAAGCATCTGGAACTAGTAGGAGAGAAGGCTAATCCGTCTAGTTTCAAGAAAGATCATGTAAAACCGTCATACGTTGATCTCGATAGAGTGAAAAATGCATTGGCTAAGACAATAGACACAGCTGCTAAAAAGGAAATgtcaattggaaaaaatgTTTCCTATGAGGGTCAATTTATATTTGATCTCATTCATAAGACTATATCAGATATAGTATGGAAGGGAAAATCCATTGTCGTTCTTGATGAGCTGGAAATAAATCCGCCGTATCAGCTTGGTAGCATTAAACCATTGCAAGGCAGAACTGATGTCAAATCAAAAGAGTTGATAGATAAGATTGTTGAATCTGCATGGAATAAATTAGAGAACGAAAGAAAAGGCGGATGA
- the TEP1 gene encoding putative phosphatidylinositol-3,4,5-trisphosphate 3-phosphatase (similar to uniprot|P53916 Saccharomyces cerevisiae YNL128W): MTLSKFNPEHIIKSIYSSPFNQYKNNMGLVLDVSYVTDNIIVCSYPVMKYPKMFYRNSLVDLVTYLDANHGRKNWKIYNLKAEMNDSDYTDDDFAMVLESKHVTPPAGKSEKITSTFRSRKMLEDHCNVSGIKLLFRSNADEIVKPPISVKSHLLRAGWIDHSPPSFLHLQNLIDDIRDTVSRGKVAVIHCKMGKGRSGTLVVAYLMTYLQLPRHEAQSLFLSTRFKTGISKGVTIASQLRYLKYQEMFLRYEAKQREEIIKNLSTIEFKILSIEFTNSIGQYSSEFLKKANNTTVSIKIQSHSSGKSGLIDLFSKQCSTGKGSLRSLTSKQIIVPNINVTFSDIRLSFGIRSKTSQFINNVSHLSSFSSCWLNLYWESVLQSKNLDNDSNYILPKNERFEFYIPWEELDGFKGTSGKGLKLFDSISIRWMLL, from the coding sequence ATGACTTTATCGAAATTTAATCCGGAGCACATCATCAAATCAATCTACAGCTCCCCTTTCAATCAATATAAGAATAATATGGGATTAGTTTTGGATGTTTCGTATGTTACTGACAACATCATTGTTTGCTCATATCCTGTAATGAAGTATCCCAAAATGTTTTATCGCAACAGTCTCGTTGATCTTGTCACGTATTTGGATGCGAATCATGGCAGAAAGAACTGGAAAATCTACAATTTGAAGGCGGAAATGAATGATTCAGACTACACTGATGACGATTTTGCCATGGTATTGGAATCAAAACATGTGACCCCACCAGCTGGTAAGAGTGAAAAAATTACTTCCACTTTTAGATCCAGAAAAATGCTCGAAGACCATTGCAATGTTTCCGGAATCAAATTACTATTCAGATCTAATGCAGATGAAATAGTAAAACCACCAATTTCTGTGAAATCTCACTTGTTGAGAGCTGGATGGATTGATCATTCACCACCATCTTTTTTGCATCTTCAGAACTTAATAGACGATATAAGAGATACTGTCTCAAGGGGGAAAGTAGCTGTTATTCACTGTAAAATGGGCAAAGGGAGATCGGGCACTCTGGTAGTCGCATATTTGATGACATACTTGCAGCTCCCCCGTCATGAAGCACAATCTCTTTTTCTGAGCACTAGGTTTAAGACAGGCATCAGTAAAGGAGTTACCATAGCTTCTCAACTACGTTATCTCAAGTACCAAGAAATGTTTCTCCGATACGAAGCTAAACAACgagaagaaataataaagaACCTTTCTACCATCGAATTCAAGATTTTGTCAATCGAGTTTACAAATTCAATTGGTCAATATAGCTCggaattcttgaaaaagGCCAATAATACAACAGTATCCATTAAGATACAAAGTCACTCAAGTGGAAAATCGGGTCTTATCGATTTATTCTCCAAGCAGTGTTCTACAGGCAAGGGATCATTAAGGTCGTTAACTTCAAAGCAAATAATAGTTCCAAATATCAACGTAACTTTCTCAGATATCCGTTTATCATTTGGAATCCGTTCAAAGACCTCGCAATTTATAAACAACGTCTCTCACCTAAGCTCTTTTTCAAGTTGCTGGTTAAATCTTTATTGGGAATCTGTGCTTCAGTCAAAGAACCTTGATAATGACTCCAACTACATTTTACCTAAGAATGAACGATTTGAGTTTTATATTCCATGGGAGGAACTTGATGGGTTTAAAGGAACCTCTGGGAAAGGTCTTAAATTATTCGATTCAATTTCTATCCGGTGGATGTTACTTTGA
- the NRK1 gene encoding ribosylnicotinamide kinase (similar to uniprot|P53915 Saccharomyces cerevisiae YNL129W NRK1 Nicotinamide riboside kinase catalyzes the synthesis of nicotinamide nucleotide (NMN) from nicotinamide riboside involved in a salvage pathway for NAD biosynthesis), whose product MTSSKLVLIAISGCSSSGKTTLTKLTSNAIPRSSVLHEDDFYKPDAQIPLNEKYQIADWDCPEALDIPAFKRELDQIKETGLIKSKLIHNDNVDDITKFDISPEDWDSLKRKYAIVQNSDLKIVLVDGFMIFNDEELTKKFDIKIFVRAPYEVLKKRRNARAGYKTIDSYWVDPPYYFDEFVYKSYRNEHKYMFEDEDIEGQLKRNTGLFELKNDDDINISDALNAIADHIVETLNASSLLE is encoded by the coding sequence atgacTAGCTCTAAATTGGTTCTCATCGCGATAAGTGGATGTTCATCATCGGGTAAGACCACCTTAACCAAGCTAACATCGAATGCAATCCCTAGAAGTAGTGTATTACACGAAGATGACTTCTATAAGCCTGATGCGCAAATTCCACTAAACGAAAAATATCAGATTGCCGACTGGGACTGTCCAGAGGCATTGGATATACCTGCATTTAAAAGAGAGTTGGATCAAATAAAAGAAACTGGCTTAATCAAAAGTAAATTGATTCATAACGATAACGTTGATGACATAACAAAGTTTGATATATCACCAGAAGATTGGGATTCTCTTAAGAGGAAATATGCTATCGTGCAAAATTCTGATCTTAAGATTGTATTGGTTGATGGGTTCATGATATTTAACGATGAAGAGCTAACAAAGAAGTTTGACATCAAAATATTTGTTCGAGCTCCATACgaagttttgaaaaagagaagaaatgcAAGAGCTGGATACAAGACTATAGATTCATATTGGGTTGATCCACCATACTactttgatgaatttgttTACAAATCTTACAGGAACGAACATAAGTATATGttcgaagatgaagacatTGAAGGACAGCTTAAACGGAATACAGGGCTCTTCGAACTgaaaaatgatgatgatatcaacATATCAGATGCGCTAAACGCAATTGCTGATCACATCGTTGAAACATTAAATGCGAGTTCATTACTGGAATAA